From one Neofelis nebulosa isolate mNeoNeb1 chromosome 4, mNeoNeb1.pri, whole genome shotgun sequence genomic stretch:
- the LOC131508587 gene encoding uncharacterized protein LOC131508587, giving the protein MATHFSKGSSPRYNEEVVRPSWACRRPLAVVSMLPIEDPGDAEPGASPRVVMWFESGLLGLKTLGESQQAPDAQRLAQITHSTDGLGLRLASNSAPGAALEKLGTRPLRPRTRRQTLWARALANPGEATGPPSAPTLRPPAPEVRAAPQGCPDPSGQRTASPRRCGPAAAPARALPAPCPRSVLTHRRRLRRKFGGAAGAAAKLLDALRRRRRRRRRRRGRGLRRRGSGGGGAPRGASQGGRRRPGPAGLRRPRLRLRAPRAAPTPGGGARGRLWLGSDTFSRLLPRTPASSSAQRDSSSGLERRVSEGSEPWRELPTAHTYLRAGGRAEIDEKTEAQIGEETSSAYTASKSFQEQTVKKMLNQELTISI; this is encoded by the exons ATGGCCACCCATTTTTCCAAAGGATCCTCCCCTCGGTACAATGAGGAGGTGGTCCGTCCCTCCTGGGCTTGCCGAAGACCTCTGGCGGTGGTCTCAATGCTTCCCATTGAGGACCCCGGTGACGCTGAACCAGGGGCTTCTCCGCGTGTGGTTATGTGGTTTGAGTCAGGCCTCCTGGGGCTCAAAACCCTG GGAGAATCCCAACAGGCACCGGATGCCCAGCGCCTGGCACAGATAACGCACTCCACAGACGGGCTGGGACTGCGGTTAGCATCGAACTCAGCTCCAGGGGCAGCTCTGGAAAAGCTGGGGACTCGCCCTCTCCGCCCCAGAACCCGGAGGCAGACGCTCTGGGCGCGCGCCCTGGCGAACCCCGGGGAAGCCACAG GGCCCCCAAGCGCGCCCACCCTGCGCCCGCCGGCTCCCGAGGTCCGTGCTGCTCCGCAGGGATGCCCAGACCCCAGCGGCCAGCGCACAGCCTCGCCCCGCCGCTGCGGCCCCGCTGCGGCCCCTGCCCGCGCCCTGCCCGCGCCCTGCCCGCGCTCCGTTCTGACTCACCGGCGCCGGCTCCGGCGAAAGTTTGGTGGCGCGGCGGGCGCGGCGGCCAAGCTGCTCGATgctctgcggcggcggcggcggcggcggcggcggcggcgggggcgcggaCTGCGGAGGCGGGGCTCCGGAGGAGGAGGCGCGCCGAGGGGGgccagccagggagggaggcGGAGACCCGGGCCCGCGGGCCTGCGGCGCCCCCGCCTCCGGCTCCGCGCTCCCAGGGCCGCCCCCACGCCGGGAGGGGGCGCGAGGGGGCGCCTGTGGCTCGGTTCGGACACCTTCTCCCGCCTCCTGCCGCGCACCCCGGCCTCGAGCTCCGCGCAGCGTGACAGCTCCTCGGGTTTGGAGAGAAGGGTTTCGGAAGGGTCAGAACCCTGGCGAGAACTCCCCACCGCCCACACTTACCTGAGGGCGGGCGGACGGGCGGAAATAG atgagaaaactgaggcacaaatcGGGGAAGAAACTAGTTCAGCATATACAGCTAGCAAGTCATTCCAAGAGCAGACAGTTAAGAAGATGCTGAACCAG gagcttacaatcaGCATTTGA